A region of Pleionea litopenaei DNA encodes the following proteins:
- the murB gene encoding UDP-N-acetylmuramate dehydrogenase: protein MNCLHNADLTEFNTFGVRSNAKRLWTLDSLEDLSEFITLYNESRNPLILGGGSNVLLTKDVEGDVFHVAIKGVTYENNDDTSVFVTAMAGENWHQLVEACLKKNLYGLENLALIPGTVGAAPIQNIGAYGVELKDRLVSVQAIDLEKGEFRTFNVDECAFGYRDSLFKRQLGRWLIVSITLRLSRQFEPVINYSPLNQLETNDLTAKDIFDTVVKTRQAKLPDPKRLGNGGSFFKNPVVDKSLAESLKQEFPDMPTYMVDDSNVKLAAGWLIDQLGLKGYREGDAGVHEHQALVLVNFKSASGEQINQLADTVLAKVKARFGIALEKEVRVI, encoded by the coding sequence GTGAATTGCCTTCATAACGCAGACCTAACCGAATTCAATACATTTGGCGTCAGATCAAATGCAAAACGCTTATGGACATTAGACTCGCTAGAAGACCTAAGTGAGTTTATTACGTTATACAATGAGAGCCGGAATCCTTTGATTCTTGGCGGTGGCTCCAACGTTCTATTGACCAAAGATGTTGAAGGTGATGTGTTTCATGTTGCGATTAAAGGCGTAACTTACGAAAACAACGATGATACCTCTGTTTTTGTTACGGCTATGGCGGGCGAAAATTGGCATCAACTCGTCGAAGCGTGTCTTAAAAAGAATCTATACGGCCTCGAAAACCTAGCGCTAATCCCTGGCACGGTGGGAGCAGCACCCATTCAGAATATCGGTGCTTATGGTGTTGAGCTAAAAGATCGATTAGTCAGTGTGCAAGCCATTGATTTAGAAAAGGGCGAGTTTCGTACTTTCAATGTTGACGAGTGTGCATTTGGTTATCGAGACAGCTTGTTTAAACGGCAACTAGGACGATGGTTAATAGTTTCAATCACGTTGAGGTTATCGCGACAATTCGAGCCCGTGATAAATTATTCTCCCTTAAATCAACTCGAAACAAACGATTTAACCGCTAAAGATATTTTTGATACCGTCGTTAAAACTCGACAAGCCAAGCTCCCTGATCCAAAACGCTTAGGCAATGGCGGTAGCTTTTTTAAAAATCCTGTGGTCGATAAGTCCTTGGCTGAATCTCTAAAGCAAGAATTTCCCGATATGCCCACTTATATGGTGGACGACTCGAACGTAAAGTTGGCGGCTGGTTGGCTAATTGATCAACTCGGATTAAAAGGTTATCGCGAAGGTGATGCCGGTGTTCACGAACATCAAGCTTTAGTGCTTGTTAATTTTAAAAGTGCTTCTGGTGAGCAAATCAATCAACTTGCTGATACTGTCTTAGCAAAAGTTAAAGCGCGCTTCGGTATTGCGCTCGAAAAAGAAGTTCGAGTGATCTAG